The Primulina eburnea isolate SZY01 chromosome 6, ASM2296580v1, whole genome shotgun sequence genome contains a region encoding:
- the LOC140833700 gene encoding LOW QUALITY PROTEIN: nifU-like protein 1, chloroplastic (The sequence of the model RefSeq protein was modified relative to this genomic sequence to represent the inferred CDS: deleted 1 base in 1 codon), translating to MSIIRQISPTTMASLYSQIIPPFSPNSRIQVSSSSLSLRFKRPVVKSGLYSAEHLELNAQNVDKVLDDVRPYLIADGGNIDVVSVDDGIVSLKLQGACGSCPSSTTTMKMGVERVLKEKFGDAIKDISQADESQGQAATVDSVNAHLDILRPAIDNYGGSVQVISIAGGDCLVKYIGPPTIGSGIQAAIKERFPDILNVHFIT from the exons ATGTCTATCATCAGGCAAATCTCACCGACGACGATGGCGTCCTTGTACTCTCAGATAATCCCACCCTTTTCCCCAAACTCCAGAATTCAAGTATCATCCTCATCGCTCTCTCTCAGATTCAAGCGACCTGTTGTTAAATCGGGATTGTACTCAGCCGAGCACTTGGAGCTCAACGCACAAAACGTGGACAAGGTTCTCGATGATGTCCGCCCCTACCTCATCGCAGACGGTGGTAACATCGACGTCGTATCGGTTGATGACGGCATCGTCTCGCTCAAGCTTCAAG GGGCGTGTGGAAGCTGTCCTAGCTCAACAACCACCATGAAAATGGGCGTTGAAAGGGTTCTCAAGGAAAAATTTGGTGACGCCATCAAGGATATCTCCCAAGCCGACGAATCCCAGGGCCAGGCGGCAACCGTTGAT TCGGTGAACGCTCATCTGGACATTTTGAGGCCGGCTATTGACAACTATGGGGGAAGTGTGCAAGTGATATCCATTGCCGGTGGGGATTGTCTCGTCAAGTATATCGGCCCCCCCACCATTGGATCTGGAATTCAAGCTGCCATCAAAGAGAGATTTCCA GACATTCTCAATGTTCATTTCATTACATAG
- the LOC140833661 gene encoding uncharacterized protein — MRAKQALRAIVKRIIIVLLVNFTYKSLHCVTRFLRSFTILLFLETTHTKHTHICVCVILYRKKIIIEIIMVTGNSERDHIMPSVLSNTKWHSDQQISENKKVSIMRRRTRLDRCIIRKPRIHSIERKVRMLKKLVPNCESMGSVERLFKETTEYILALQTRVKLMQIAADVLSGSAESDHQ; from the exons ATGCGAGCCAAGCAAGCACTGAGGGCA ATAGTGAAGAGAATCAT TATTGTCCTCCTCGTGAATTTCACTTATAAAAGCTTGCACTGTGTGACTCGCTTCTTGAGATCATTTACAATATTACTCTTCCTCGAGACCACACACAcaaaacacacacatatatgtgtgtgtgttataTTGTAtaggaaaaaaataataattgaaataaTCATGGTTACTGGAAATTCTGAACGGGATCATATAATGCCATCAGTCCTAAGCAATACAAAATGGCATTCTGATCAGCAAATCTCGGAGAACAAAAAGGTGTCGATTATGAGAAGAAGGACGCGTTTAGATCGCTGCATCATACGGAAACCCCGAATTCATTCTATAGAAAGGAAGGTGAGAATGCTGAAGAAGTTGGTTCCAAACTGTGAATCCATGGGATCCGTGGAAAGGCTTTTTAAGGAGACTACAGAGTACATACTGGCTTTGCAAACGAGGGTTAAGCTCATGCAGATTGCGGCAGATGTATTGTCCGGTTCTGCTGAATCCGATCATCAGTGA